A region from the Schistocerca serialis cubense isolate TAMUIC-IGC-003099 chromosome 1, iqSchSeri2.2, whole genome shotgun sequence genome encodes:
- the LOC126458242 gene encoding THAP domain-containing protein 5-like, translated as MPAVCSAFNCTNRSDKTTNISYYKFPLKDKEITKRRVINMKRENWFPTTASYLCSAHFEEKYMYHTNVQRRLLSKPVPTIFNFPPHLQKQDNVLRLQPRKRSFDNLQDSAITVTSLAQICRTNIRFC; from the exons atgcctgcagtgtgttcagcgttcaactgcacaaatcgcagcgataaaacaacaaatatttcatattataa atttcctttaaaagataaggaaattacaaaaagacgggttataaatatgaagcgagaaaactggtttcctactacagccagttacctctgttcagctcattttgaagagaaatatatgtaccacacaaatgtccagaggcgccttttgtcaaaaccagtacctactatctttaactttccaccacatttacaaaagcaagataatgTATTACGActacaacccagaaagcgatctttcgacaatttgcaagatagtgctattacagtgacatcattagcacaaa tctGTCGGACCAACATccgtttctgctga